The stretch of DNA cccaccgtggggctgcggtaaaaacatttgatcccagcctatcacatCGAACTAGACATAAATTAAACATctccacatggctggagaacacggAAATAACGATAATTCTAGTGTTAACAccttgcaagccgccgtcgtGGAAATACGGCGCTTACAGACCCAGATTGCGGCCATTGAGGCCGAAAGAAcacatgagaaagaaaaagcgaAAATGATTTCAGAGGAAGAGGAAGGAGAGAGCGTCATGGACGTACAGCCTTTGGCACAGCACTTATGGGATACCCAAGTCTTGGAAGCAATAaaggttcctcaccttcctactTTTGACGGAAAAACTGACCCTCGGGAGCATTTAATGGCAATAGGAACACAAACTGCCATAATCAACGCTCCGGAGCATCTAAAATGTAAATTACTAGCTGGTACCTTCAAGGATGTAGCCTtgcgttggtacatgaaccttccaaggAATTCAATAGAAAGTTATGCTGATTTTCACAAAAAGTTCATCCACCAATTCGCCGGATCGAAACATGTGAAAGTCACGTCAACTAGCCTTTTTTCCATTCGCCAAAACCACAGCGAATCGTTACGCAGCTTTCTCGCCAGATTTAGCGAGGCCACCATTAAGGtttcaaatccaaaccaagAGATGTTCATGGCGGCTTTCCACAATGGACTGAGAGCAGGGCATTTCAACGAATCCTTAGCCCAAAAACCAGCCTCATCAATGCAGGAGGTAAACAAGAGAGCGGAGTGTTACATAAAGGGCGAAGAGAGCaacgccgagaaaaggcaaagagaTGCCAAGGAGAAGGAATATGTGGGCCGTGCTACTAAAGCGCCAGAACACCAGCGACAAAGGACTGGAGGCCATCAAGGAGACTCATGGCAAAGGCGCCATGGTAAGCCCTACCATCAACCATCAAGGAGAGAGTTCAGGAACCATCCCGCCAATGAAGAGTTTACGCCATTAAATACTTCTAAGGCTTACGTGTTAAACGAAATTCTTGCCAGTGGTTTGGCAAACCTCCCCGCCAAAAGAACCAACAATATCCCCATGGGGCTCGACGACAACGCTTGGTGCTCCTACCACAGATGCAGAGGTCATTCTACGGAGAAGTGTTTCCGCCTAAGAGATTTGATCGAGGAGCTGATCAAAAGCGGGCACCTCCAGAAGTTCATTGATGACGCAGCACAAGGCCGAGTCGTCGTGCCCAAAATCCCCAGGCAAGAACCACGAAATATTCCTGGGTTAGGTAAAGAACCTCCAAAAGAAAGGATCTCTGTGAATACAATAGCGGGGGGATTCTCATGAGGAGGTGAGTCAAGCTCGGCGAGGAAACGATATGTGCGCCGCGCAATCTCAGAGATATACCTCGTGCGATAACCACAACCACTCGCCGTCCCGGATTTGGCATTCACGGCAAAGCATGGACTGGAGGTGGCACCTCATGATGATGACCCTCTGGTAATACAAGTCCAAATCCTGAACTGCGACGTAAAGAGAGTACTGATTGACTCAGGAAGCTCAGCAGATATTATGTACTGGGAAGCcttcaaggccatgcaattagcgGAGGAGCAATTGCAGCCATATGCGAGAGCTTTAGTTGGGTTTTCCGGGGAGCAGGTAGACGTAATGGGCTACGCCTCATTACTCACTACCTTTGGAGAGGGGAGTAACGCCAAAACCATCAAAGTGCGATATTTGGTAGTCAAAAATCCATTCACCTCCTACAACATTATCATAGGAAGATCTGCTTTCAACACCTTGGGTGCGGCCATGTCCACCCTATACCTAGCGATTAAATACCCTCTAGATAATGGAGAAGTAGGAACAGTTAGAGGCGATCAAATACTCGCCAAAAAGTGTTACGAGTCCAGTCTAAAGATAAGACATAGAACCTCCAATTCAAGTGGAGTATCCGGAGGAAGACAAGCCACAGTTCCGGGTGGTATAAACATCATTGAAAATTCAGATATGGATCCCAGAGAAGAATTTCAAGACAGAAGAGTgagccctatagaagacctggagcaAGTCCAAATCGGCGAGCACCCACACCAGACAACCAGTTTAGGGACGGCGTTATCCCACCAAGAGAGAGGAAAAATCATTAAAATCCTGAAAGATAACGCTGATCTATTTGCGTGGAAGCCTTCAGACATGCCAGGGATAGATGAAGGGGTGATCACCCACAAGCTATCGATATCGCCCAGCATTAAACCAATCtctcaaagaaaaagaaaggttgGAGAAGAAAGGCGAGTTGCAATAGCAGAGGAAGTAGAGAAGCTAAAAGAGGCTGGATTCATTGAGGAAATAAAATACCCTTCGTGGTTAGCAaatgtcgtcatggtgaaaaaggccaacggaaagtggaggatgtgcGTAGATTTTACGGATCTAAATAAGGCATGTCCCAAAGACCCATATCCTTTGCCCAACATAGATAGGTTGATAGACGGCGCTTCAGGATGCAAGATGTTAAGCTTcatggacgcctactccgggtataatcaaataaagatgaaccccaCCGACGCCCgccatacagcctttatgtcTAACACctgcaattatttttacaacgtTATGCCCTTTGGGCTGAAGAATGCGGGGGCAACATATCAAAGGCTGATGGACAGGGTATTCTCCGAACAAATAGGAAAGAACCTGGAAGTGTACATTGATGAAATGGTAGTGAAAACTTCCGAAGAAAACCAGCATGACGAAGATCTTCTGGACATCCTGGGTTCGGTAAGGAAATACAACATGAGGTTAAACCCAGCAAAATGTTCTTTCGGAGTGCAAGCAGGAAAGTTCCTAGGTTTCATGCTCACCAACAGGGGAATAGAGGCCAACCCTGAAAAATGtcaagccatcatagacatgagaAGCCCTACTTCCGTGAAAGAGGTCCAAACTttgacaggcagaatagcggCGTTGTCCAGATTCCTATCATGCGCGGGCGAGAAAGGTTTTCACTTCTTCGCATCTCTTAAGAAAAACGAAATGTTCTCATGGACGCCCGAATGCGAAGAAGCCTTCAAACAACTAAAGGAATTCTTAGCATCTCCGCCCATCTTGACGCGCCCATTACCAGACAATACCCTTTACCTTTATCTTGCAGTTTCTGATAGAGCCTTAAGTTCAGCTTTAGTTCAAGAAGTAGAGGGCGAAGAGAAGCCTATATACTTTGTAAGTAGAACCCTTAGAGGAGCGGAGATAAGATATcagtgttggaacaaaattgatttaaaaatgttagcccctaaatctataaaggttttgatgataacaaagtattaataaacaattggaaggactaaaaatttattttaagtgcgcagatataagcatcagataagctctgagtgaagctcagaggatgtgaattcagaagatcacaagcgctcagaagatgttggacttcagaagttacaaccttcagatgatgaagtcttcagaacttcttgagtgactaaagcttcatcaacctctgaagatatttttgaaagctgtgaagattccctttgcaagtcaactcttctaccaatgaagaaaaggacctttcaagcctgatcagttcagctactctcgttttgtctgtcctcacttgagaacgtgggtcttc from Trifolium pratense cultivar HEN17-A07 linkage group LG5, ARS_RC_1.1, whole genome shotgun sequence encodes:
- the LOC123886163 gene encoding uncharacterized protein LOC123886163 gives rise to the protein MAGEHGNNDNSSVNTLQAAVVEIRRLQTQIAAIEAERTHEKEKAKMISEEEEGESVMDVQPLAQHLWDTQVLEAIKVPHLPTFDGKTDPREHLMAIGTQTAIINAPEHLKCKLLAGTFKDVALRWYMNLPRNSIESYADFHKKFIHQFAGSKHVKVTSTSLFSIRQNHSESLRSFLARFSEATIKVSNPNQEMFMAAFHNGLRAGHFNESLAQKPASSMQEVNKRAECYIKGEESNAEKRQRDAKEKEYVGRATKAPEHQRQRTGGHQGDSWQRRHGKPYHQPSRREFRNHPANEEFTPLNTSKAYVLNEILASGLANLPAKRTNNIPMGLDDNAWCSYHRCRGHSTEKCFRLRDLIEELIKSGHLQKFIDDAAQGRVVVPKIPRQEPRNIPGLGKEPPKERISVNTIAGGFS